The following are encoded together in the Bradyrhizobium genosp. L genome:
- the addA gene encoding double-strand break repair helicase AddA produces MVKAPRPIPSAVRDAQARASDPKASTFVSANAGSGKTHVLVQRVIRLLLSGVPPEKILCITFTKAAAANMAERVFTTLGQWVTLDDDALNTAIREAGIAHPSASLRREARKLFACALETPGGLKVQTIHALCTRLLQQFPFEANVPARFAVLDDRDQNEMMERANLAVFLEASRSPDSPIGRALMTAMASAADVTFKEVVREACLSRDHFMAWTDTAGSATAAAAQVSAALGVSPDDRIEDVERDIVDGPYLRHSGWEEIATVLDTGSKSDQDQAARLREALVFTGAAQVDAYLAVFLTDTDRTPRKSVVTKKFCDNNPAIGRLFEAESRRILPLIERRRAVVARDRTEALIHIATAAAAHYRREKLERGLLDYDDLIDKTLAMLDRVSSGWVHYKLDRGVDHVLIDEAQDTSPRQWDIVAHIISEFTAGAGARDGLVRTVFAVGDEKQSIFSFQGAAPREFDLRRRELKRRFEEAGLKFDPVSFTYSFRSGPVILHSVDHVFREQEIFRSIHAVENGYPIHNAMTDAGPSLIELWDLAEADDRQDIEGWRAPFDGVAMTSPEVKLARRIQAEIKRLVTSGTMTGSEAARRPLRYGDMLILVRRRGNAFDAVIQALKHAGIPVAGADRLKLTEHIAIIDLMNLADALLLPQDDLALAVALKSPLFGLDDDDLFKLAWERRGSLRQALVAQAPTNERFAAALHRLEQCERRFTQETPFAFYAWLLGGDGGRARILRRLGHEANDALDEFLELALSYERKAPASLQGFVAWLRAADTEVKRDMEISRDEVRVMTVHGAKGLEASVVFLVDTTTSPSDTQRLRLIHLPQGNAAPHAPGVVVWAGKKAEDPPSVADARKAMLGDTEDEYRRLLYVAMTRAADRLVVGGCMPGNMNTVRKSSWYDLITKGLATSGLKLEELETPGGKVMRYSRADDVADRTGAAAAATAEPLALPPWLHAPAAPESSAASVLRPSDPADDDGHHVRTGESVLLRARALQRGTLVHRLLQSLPDVALERRLGAALGYLARNADGWSEDERAALARQVVALTVDLRFAPVFAPGSRAEVSIVGRLERPGQPKVVVSGQIDRLVVTPTEVLIVDFKTNHAPPKTAAEAPKAYVRQLALYRALLAKLYPQRIIHAALLWTETPEMMEISAPALDAELA; encoded by the coding sequence CCGCGATCCGCGAGGCCGGCATCGCGCATCCGTCCGCCAGCCTCCGCCGCGAGGCGCGAAAGCTGTTCGCCTGCGCGCTGGAGACGCCGGGTGGGTTGAAGGTGCAAACGATCCACGCGCTGTGCACGCGGCTGCTGCAACAATTCCCGTTCGAGGCCAATGTGCCGGCACGCTTTGCCGTGCTCGACGACCGCGACCAGAACGAGATGATGGAGCGCGCCAACCTGGCCGTGTTCCTGGAGGCCTCGCGCAGTCCCGACAGCCCGATCGGTCGTGCGTTGATGACGGCGATGGCGAGCGCCGCCGACGTCACCTTCAAGGAGGTGGTGCGCGAAGCCTGCCTCAGCCGCGATCATTTCATGGCCTGGACCGATACCGCCGGCAGCGCGACCGCGGCTGCCGCGCAGGTGTCGGCCGCGCTCGGCGTTTCGCCCGACGACCGCATCGAGGATGTCGAGCGCGACATCGTCGATGGACCCTATCTCAGGCACTCCGGCTGGGAAGAGATCGCGACCGTCCTCGACACCGGCAGCAAATCCGACCAGGACCAGGCCGCACGGCTGCGCGAGGCGCTGGTGTTTACCGGGGCTGCCCAGGTCGATGCCTATCTCGCCGTGTTCCTGACCGATACCGATCGCACGCCGCGCAAATCGGTGGTGACGAAGAAATTCTGCGACAACAATCCGGCGATCGGCCGGCTGTTCGAAGCCGAGAGCCGCCGCATCCTGCCGCTGATCGAGCGACGCCGCGCGGTGGTTGCGCGCGACCGCACCGAGGCGCTGATCCATATCGCGACCGCAGCGGCGGCACATTACCGCCGCGAGAAGCTGGAGCGCGGGCTGCTCGATTATGACGATCTGATCGACAAGACGCTGGCGATGCTCGACCGCGTTTCCTCCGGCTGGGTGCACTACAAGCTCGACCGCGGCGTCGATCACGTCTTGATCGACGAGGCCCAGGACACCAGCCCGCGGCAATGGGACATCGTCGCGCATATCATCTCTGAATTCACCGCCGGCGCCGGCGCGCGCGACGGCCTGGTGCGCACGGTGTTCGCGGTCGGCGACGAGAAGCAGTCGATCTTCTCGTTCCAGGGTGCCGCCCCCCGTGAATTCGACCTGCGCCGGCGCGAGCTGAAGCGGCGGTTCGAGGAGGCCGGGCTGAAATTCGATCCGGTGTCGTTCACCTATTCGTTCCGCTCCGGCCCGGTGATCCTGCATTCGGTCGACCACGTCTTCCGCGAGCAGGAAATCTTCCGCAGCATCCATGCGGTGGAGAACGGCTATCCGATCCACAATGCGATGACCGATGCCGGCCCGAGCCTGATCGAGCTCTGGGATCTCGCCGAGGCTGACGACCGTCAGGACATTGAGGGCTGGCGCGCGCCGTTCGACGGCGTGGCGATGACGAGCCCGGAGGTGAAGCTGGCGCGGCGCATCCAGGCCGAGATCAAGCGCCTCGTCACCAGCGGAACCATGACCGGCAGCGAGGCCGCGCGGCGGCCGCTGCGCTATGGCGACATGCTGATCCTGGTGCGGCGGCGCGGCAATGCGTTCGACGCCGTGATCCAGGCGCTGAAGCATGCCGGCATCCCGGTCGCCGGCGCCGACCGTCTCAAGCTGACCGAGCACATCGCGATCATCGACCTGATGAACCTCGCCGACGCGCTGCTGCTGCCGCAGGACGACCTCGCGTTGGCGGTGGCGCTGAAGAGCCCGCTGTTCGGCCTCGACGATGACGATCTGTTCAAGCTGGCATGGGAACGACGGGGATCACTGCGCCAGGCATTGGTCGCACAAGCGCCAACCAATGAGCGCTTTGCGGCTGCCCTGCACCGTCTCGAGCAATGCGAGCGCCGCTTTACGCAGGAGACGCCGTTCGCCTTCTACGCCTGGCTGCTCGGCGGCGACGGCGGACGGGCGCGAATCCTGCGGCGGCTCGGCCACGAGGCCAACGATGCGCTCGACGAATTCCTGGAGCTGGCGCTGAGCTATGAGCGCAAGGCGCCGGCCTCGCTGCAGGGCTTTGTGGCCTGGCTGCGCGCCGCCGACACCGAGGTGAAGCGCGACATGGAGATCTCGCGCGACGAGGTCCGCGTCATGACCGTGCACGGCGCCAAGGGCCTCGAGGCATCGGTCGTCTTCCTGGTCGACACCACGACCTCGCCGTCGGACACCCAGCGGCTGCGGCTGATCCATCTGCCGCAGGGCAATGCCGCGCCGCATGCGCCCGGCGTCGTGGTGTGGGCCGGCAAGAAAGCCGAGGACCCGCCCAGCGTCGCCGATGCGCGCAAGGCGATGCTTGGCGATACCGAGGACGAGTATCGCCGGCTGCTCTATGTCGCGATGACGCGCGCCGCCGATCGGCTCGTGGTCGGCGGCTGCATGCCGGGCAACATGAACACCGTGCGGAAATCCTCCTGGTACGACCTGATCACCAAGGGTCTCGCGACCTCCGGGCTCAAGCTCGAGGAGCTGGAAACGCCGGGTGGCAAGGTGATGCGCTATTCGCGCGCGGACGACGTTGCCGACCGCACCGGCGCGGCCGCCGCGGCGACAGCCGAGCCGCTCGCGCTGCCGCCATGGCTGCACGCGCCAGCAGCGCCCGAATCATCCGCCGCAAGCGTGCTGCGCCCGTCCGATCCCGCCGATGACGACGGCCATCACGTGCGGACAGGCGAATCGGTGCTGCTGCGCGCCCGCGCCCTGCAGCGCGGCACGCTGGTGCATCGCCTGCTGCAGTCGCTGCCCGACGTCGCCCTGGAGCGACGGCTCGGCGCCGCGCTCGGTTACCTCGCGCGCAATGCCGACGGCTGGAGCGAAGACGAGCGGGCGGCGCTGGCCCGGCAGGTGGTTGCGCTCACCGTCGATCTGCGTTTTGCGCCGGTGTTTGCCCCGGGCAGCCGCGCCGAGGTCTCGATCGTGGGACGGCTGGAGCGGCCGGGCCAGCCGAAGGTCGTGGTCTCCGGCCAGATCGACCGGCTGGTGGTCACGCCGACGGAGGTCCTGATCGTCGATTTCAAGACCAACCACGCCCCGCCCAAGACCGCGGCCGAGGCGCCGAAAGCCTATGTCCGCCAGCTCGCGCTGTACCGCGCGCTGCTGGCCAAGCTTTATCCCCAAAGGATCATCCACGCCGCCCTGCTGTGGACCGAAACCCCTGAAATGATGGAGATTTCGGCCCCCGCGCTGGACGCCGAGCTGGCATAA
- a CDS encoding bifunctional folylpolyglutamate synthase/dihydrofolate synthase — protein MIARISALHPKRIDLSLDRMLGLMARLDHPERKLPPVIHVAGTNGKGSTIAYLRAILEAAGLRVHVFTSPYLVRINECYRLAAVGGGKLVGDDELRATFADCERVNAGHPVTIFEMETAVAFCLFAKHEADVALLEVGLGGRLDSTNVVETPLAAVITPVSMDHMEFLGDTLTAIAGEKAAIIKRNVPVISAEQAPDAMAVVEAQAKAMRAPLHAAGQQWHVGVERGRLVYQDERGLLDLAAPKLFGRHQFDNAGLAIATLRAIDAFRLSMSAYEAGIVNAEWPARMQRLASGTLVSQGPQGSEVWLDGGHNAEGGRVAAAALGDLEERVSRPLVVITGMMGNKDARAFLANFAGLTRHIIAVPVPGRDNGMPPDRLADAARALGMRVEIAPGVEAALQRLAMLAYELPPRILITGSLYLAGPVLAANGTPPA, from the coding sequence TTGATCGCGCGGATCTCGGCGTTGCACCCGAAGCGCATCGATCTCAGCCTCGATCGCATGCTCGGCCTGATGGCGCGGCTCGACCATCCCGAGCGCAAGCTGCCGCCGGTGATCCATGTCGCCGGCACCAACGGCAAGGGCTCGACGATCGCCTATCTGCGCGCGATCCTGGAAGCGGCGGGCCTGCGCGTGCACGTCTTCACCTCGCCCTATCTGGTGCGGATCAACGAGTGCTACCGGTTAGCGGCCGTCGGCGGCGGCAAGCTCGTCGGCGACGATGAGCTGCGCGCCACTTTCGCGGATTGCGAGCGCGTCAACGCCGGCCATCCCGTCACCATCTTCGAGATGGAGACTGCGGTCGCGTTCTGCCTGTTCGCAAAACACGAGGCCGATGTCGCGCTGCTCGAGGTCGGCCTCGGCGGCCGGCTGGATTCCACCAATGTGGTCGAGACGCCGCTCGCCGCCGTGATCACGCCGGTCAGCATGGATCACATGGAGTTCCTCGGTGACACCCTGACCGCGATCGCCGGCGAGAAGGCTGCGATCATCAAGCGCAACGTCCCCGTGATCTCCGCCGAGCAGGCGCCCGATGCGATGGCGGTGGTCGAGGCGCAAGCCAAGGCGATGCGCGCGCCGCTGCACGCCGCCGGCCAGCAATGGCATGTCGGTGTCGAGCGCGGCCGGCTGGTCTATCAGGACGAGCGCGGCCTGTTGGATCTCGCCGCGCCAAAACTGTTCGGCCGGCATCAGTTCGACAATGCGGGGCTTGCGATCGCGACCTTGCGCGCGATCGACGCCTTCAGGCTCAGCATGTCCGCCTATGAAGCCGGTATCGTCAATGCGGAGTGGCCGGCGCGGATGCAGCGGCTGGCCTCCGGCACGCTGGTCAGCCAGGGGCCGCAGGGCTCTGAGGTCTGGCTCGATGGCGGGCACAACGCCGAAGGCGGTCGCGTCGCGGCGGCGGCGCTCGGCGATCTCGAGGAGCGGGTGTCGCGGCCGCTGGTCGTGATCACAGGCATGATGGGCAACAAGGATGCGAGGGCCTTCCTCGCCAATTTCGCCGGGCTGACGCGGCATATCATCGCGGTCCCCGTGCCCGGCCGCGACAACGGCATGCCGCCGGATCGGCTCGCCGATGCCGCCCGCGCGCTCGGCATGCGCGTCGAGATCGCACCCGGCGTCGAGGCCGCGCTGCAGCGGCTGGCGATGCTCGCCTACGAATTGCCGCCGCGCATCCTGATCACCGGCTCGCTGTATCTGGCCGGCCCGGTGCTTGCGGCAAACGGCACGCCGCCTGCATAA
- the trpB gene encoding tryptophan synthase subunit beta: protein MNQNLPNSFRSGPDERGHFGIFGGRFVAETLMPLILDLEKAYAETKADPSFQAEMNGYLKDYVGRPSPLYFAERLTEHLGGAKIYLKREELNHTGSHKVNNVLGQIMVARRMGKKRIIAETGAGQHGVATATLCARFGLECVVYMGAVDVERQQPNVIRMEMLGAKVVPVQSGARTLKDAMNDALRDWVTNVHNTFYCIGTVAGPHPYPMMVRDFQSVIGDETRRQMQEAEGRLPDSLVACIGGGSNAMGLFHPFLDDPSVEIFGVEAAGHGLTQLHAASLAGGRPGVLHGNRTYLLMDADGQIEEAHSISAGLDYPGIGPEHAWLHETGRVTYLSATDEEALAAFQLLSRLEGIIPALESAHAIAKLSELAPKRPRDHLMVVNLSGRGDKDVPQVGDILKGRKK from the coding sequence ATGAATCAAAACCTGCCCAATTCCTTCCGCAGCGGTCCCGACGAGCGCGGGCATTTCGGCATCTTCGGCGGACGCTTCGTCGCCGAGACGCTGATGCCGCTGATCCTCGATCTGGAAAAGGCCTATGCCGAGACCAAGGCCGATCCGTCGTTCCAGGCCGAGATGAACGGCTACCTGAAGGACTATGTCGGCCGGCCCTCGCCGCTGTATTTCGCCGAGCGGCTCACCGAGCACCTCGGCGGCGCAAAGATCTATCTGAAGCGCGAGGAGCTCAATCACACCGGCTCGCACAAGGTCAACAACGTGCTCGGCCAAATCATGGTCGCGCGCCGCATGGGCAAGAAGCGCATCATCGCCGAGACCGGCGCCGGCCAGCATGGCGTGGCGACGGCGACGCTGTGCGCGCGCTTCGGCCTCGAATGCGTGGTCTATATGGGCGCCGTCGACGTCGAGCGGCAGCAGCCGAACGTGATCCGGATGGAGATGCTCGGCGCCAAGGTGGTGCCGGTGCAATCGGGCGCGCGCACGCTGAAGGACGCGATGAACGACGCGCTGCGCGACTGGGTCACCAACGTGCACAACACGTTCTACTGCATCGGCACGGTCGCGGGCCCGCATCCCTATCCGATGATGGTGCGCGACTTCCAGTCGGTGATAGGCGACGAGACGCGCCGGCAGATGCAGGAGGCCGAAGGCCGCCTGCCGGATTCGCTGGTCGCCTGCATCGGCGGCGGCTCCAATGCGATGGGTCTGTTTCATCCGTTCCTCGACGATCCCTCGGTCGAGATCTTTGGCGTCGAGGCAGCAGGCCACGGGCTGACGCAGTTGCACGCGGCGTCGCTCGCGGGCGGCCGCCCCGGCGTGCTGCATGGCAATCGCACCTATTTGTTGATGGATGCCGACGGCCAGATCGAGGAAGCACACTCGATCTCGGCCGGCCTCGATTATCCCGGCATCGGTCCCGAGCATGCCTGGCTGCACGAGACCGGCCGCGTGACGTATCTGTCGGCGACCGACGAGGAGGCGCTGGCCGCCTTCCAGCTGCTGTCGCGTCTCGAGGGCATCATCCCCGCACTGGAATCCGCGCACGCCATCGCCAAACTGTCGGAGCTCGCGCCGAAGCGGCCGAGGGATCACCTGATGGTGGTCAACCTCTCCGGCCGCGGCGACAAGGACGTGCCGCAGGTCGGCGACATCTTGAAGGGCAGGAAGAAGTGA
- the accD gene encoding acetyl-CoA carboxylase, carboxyltransferase subunit beta — MNWLTNVVRPKIRNILRRETPENLWIKCPDSGQLVFYKDVEANQFVIPGSNYHMRMGAVARLKSIFDNETWFDIALPEVTPDPLKFRDERKYVDRIKDARAKTGLNDAIKVGYGKLEGAGVVVAVQDFDFMGGSLGMAAGEAMVRGLELAVEKKSPFIVFAASGGARMQEGILSLMQMPRTTVGVQMLREAKQPYIVVLTNPTTGGVTASYAMLGDVQIAEPGALIGFAGARVIEQTIREKLPEGFQRAEYLREHGMVDMVVHRHDMKATLARLCRLFTKSPALEGATKPTAAVTEPAQIVIAPETVPAAPHA; from the coding sequence ATGAATTGGCTCACCAACGTTGTCCGGCCCAAGATCCGCAACATCCTGCGCCGCGAGACGCCGGAGAATCTCTGGATCAAGTGCCCGGATTCCGGACAGCTGGTGTTCTACAAGGACGTCGAGGCCAACCAGTTCGTGATCCCCGGCTCGAATTACCACATGCGCATGGGCGCGGTGGCGCGGCTGAAGTCGATCTTCGACAACGAGACCTGGTTCGACATCGCGCTGCCCGAGGTCACGCCTGATCCGCTGAAATTCCGCGACGAGCGCAAATATGTCGACCGCATCAAGGATGCCCGCGCCAAGACCGGGCTGAACGATGCGATCAAGGTCGGCTACGGCAAGCTCGAGGGCGCCGGCGTGGTGGTCGCGGTGCAGGATTTCGACTTCATGGGCGGCTCGCTCGGCATGGCAGCGGGCGAGGCGATGGTGCGCGGGCTCGAGCTCGCGGTCGAGAAGAAGTCGCCCTTCATCGTGTTTGCGGCATCCGGTGGCGCCCGGATGCAGGAAGGCATCCTGTCGCTGATGCAGATGCCGCGCACCACGGTCGGCGTGCAGATGCTGCGCGAGGCCAAGCAGCCCTATATCGTCGTGCTGACCAATCCGACCACCGGCGGCGTCACCGCATCCTACGCCATGCTCGGCGACGTTCAGATCGCCGAACCCGGCGCGCTGATCGGCTTTGCCGGCGCGCGCGTGATCGAGCAGACCATCCGCGAGAAGCTGCCCGAGGGTTTCCAGCGTGCCGAATATCTGCGCGAGCACGGCATGGTCGACATGGTCGTGCATCGCCACGACATGAAGGCGACCTTGGCGCGGCTGTGCCGCCTGTTCACCAAATCGCCGGCGCTCGAGGGCGCGACGAAACCCACGGCCGCCGTTACCGAGCCGGCCCAGATCGTCATTGCGCCGGAAACGGTGCCGGCCGCGCCGCACGCGTGA
- the trxA gene encoding thioredoxin, translated as MAVGKVSDADFEAEVLKATGPVVVDFWAEWCGPCRMIAPALDEISGAMGDKVKIVKLNVDESPKTASKYGVMSIPTLMIFKGGEMASRQVGAAPKAKLQQWITAAV; from the coding sequence ATGGCCGTTGGCAAGGTTTCTGACGCCGATTTCGAAGCCGAAGTGCTCAAGGCGACCGGGCCGGTGGTCGTTGACTTCTGGGCCGAGTGGTGCGGCCCCTGCCGCATGATCGCACCCGCGCTCGATGAGATCTCCGGCGCGATGGGCGATAAGGTCAAGATCGTGAAGCTCAACGTCGACGAGAGCCCGAAGACGGCGTCGAAATACGGCGTGATGTCGATCCCGACCCTGATGATCTTCAAGGGCGGCGAGATGGCCTCCCGCCAGGTCGGCGCCGCGCCGAAGGCGAAGCTGCAGCAGTGGATCACCGCTGCGGTCTGA
- a CDS encoding integration host factor subunit beta — protein sequence MIKSELVQRIAEHNPHLYQRDVENIVNAILDEIVAALARGDRVELRGFGAFSVKHRPARAGRNPRTGEHVPVDQKSVPFFKTGKEMRERLNREGGEAEAAHADAPKADA from the coding sequence ATGATCAAATCCGAACTTGTTCAGCGTATCGCCGAGCACAACCCGCATCTTTATCAGCGGGATGTCGAGAATATTGTGAACGCGATTCTCGATGAGATTGTCGCGGCGCTGGCGCGCGGCGACCGTGTCGAGCTCAGAGGTTTCGGCGCATTTTCGGTGAAGCATCGCCCGGCGCGGGCCGGCCGCAATCCGCGCACCGGCGAGCATGTGCCGGTCGATCAGAAGAGCGTGCCGTTCTTCAAGACCGGCAAGGAAATGCGCGAGCGTCTCAACCGCGAAGGCGGTGAGGCGGAAGCGGCCCATGCCGATGCGCCCAAAGCCGATGCGTAG
- a CDS encoding phosphoribosylanthranilate isomerase produces the protein MSLLVKICGLSTRETLDVALEAGADMVGFVFFPPSPRHITLEVARDLGRHAKGRAVKVALTVDADDATIENIMETLRPDILQLHGKETTARLRDIKQKFALPLMKALPVETAADLAALAGYASVADRILFDARAPKDATRPGGLGATFDWHVLENLDLALPYMVSGGLHADNVAEAIRVTRAGGVDVSSGVERAPGVKDPELIRAFVRAARAAQEFTPELAVR, from the coding sequence ATGTCCCTGCTTGTCAAAATCTGCGGCCTGTCCACGCGCGAGACGCTCGACGTCGCGCTCGAGGCCGGCGCCGACATGGTCGGGTTCGTGTTCTTCCCGCCGTCCCCCCGGCATATCACCCTCGAGGTCGCGCGCGACCTCGGCCGCCACGCGAAGGGGCGGGCGGTGAAGGTGGCGCTGACTGTCGACGCCGACGATGCGACGATCGAAAACATCATGGAGACGCTGCGGCCCGATATCTTGCAGTTGCACGGCAAGGAAACCACCGCGCGGCTGCGTGACATCAAGCAGAAATTCGCTCTCCCGCTGATGAAGGCGCTGCCGGTCGAGACCGCCGCCGATCTCGCGGCGCTGGCCGGCTATGCCAGCGTCGCCGACCGCATCCTGTTCGACGCCCGCGCGCCAAAGGATGCGACGCGGCCGGGCGGGCTCGGCGCGACATTCGATTGGCACGTCCTGGAAAATCTCGATCTGGCGTTGCCCTACATGGTCTCGGGCGGGCTGCATGCCGATAATGTCGCCGAGGCCATCCGCGTCACCCGCGCCGGCGGCGTCGACGTCTCGTCGGGCGTCGAGCGCGCCCCCGGCGTCAAGGATCCCGAATTGATCCGCGCCTTCGTTCGCGCCGCGCGCGCAGCCCAAGAATTCACACCAGAACTGGCGGTTCGATGA
- the trpA gene encoding tryptophan synthase subunit alpha produces MTTRIDARFAELKQQGRSAFVTFVMAGDPDLKTSLDIIRALPKAGADIIELGMPFTDPMADGPSIQAAGLRALKGGMTLRKTLQLVRDFRKDDNATPIVLMGYYNPIYIYGVDTFLADAKAAGVDGLIIVDLPPEEDTELCIPAMKAGLNFIRLATPTTDDKRLPAVLANTSGFVYYVAVTGITGSAAADSKVVGEAVARIKRHTELPICVGFGIRTPEAARAIAERANGSVVGTALVDALKGALDAEGRATARTVTAVADLAAALAQGVRGARQAAE; encoded by the coding sequence GTGACCACCCGTATCGACGCACGCTTTGCCGAACTCAAGCAGCAAGGCCGCTCCGCCTTCGTCACCTTCGTGATGGCCGGCGATCCCGACCTGAAGACGTCGCTCGACATCATCAGGGCGCTGCCGAAGGCCGGTGCCGATATCATCGAGCTCGGCATGCCGTTCACCGATCCGATGGCCGACGGTCCGTCGATCCAGGCCGCGGGCCTGCGCGCGCTGAAAGGCGGCATGACGCTGCGGAAGACGCTGCAACTGGTCCGCGACTTCCGCAAGGACGACAACGCGACGCCGATCGTGCTGATGGGCTACTACAATCCGATCTATATCTACGGCGTCGACACGTTTTTGGCCGATGCGAAAGCCGCCGGCGTCGATGGCCTGATCATCGTCGACCTGCCGCCGGAAGAAGACACCGAGCTCTGCATCCCCGCGATGAAGGCCGGGTTGAACTTCATCCGCCTGGCGACGCCGACCACCGACGACAAGCGCCTGCCGGCGGTGCTCGCCAACACCTCGGGATTTGTCTATTACGTCGCGGTCACCGGCATCACCGGCAGCGCGGCGGCCGATTCGAAGGTGGTCGGCGAGGCCGTGGCCCGCATCAAGCGCCACACCGAGCTGCCGATCTGTGTCGGCTTCGGCATCCGCACGCCGGAGGCGGCGCGGGCGATCGCGGAACGGGCCAACGGCTCGGTGGTCGGCACCGCGCTGGTCGATGCCCTCAAGGGCGCGCTCGACGCCGAGGGACGCGCCACGGCCAGGACCGTGACCGCGGTGGCGGACCTGGCGGCCGCACTGGCCCAGGGCGTCCGGGGCGCCAGACAGGCCGCTGAATAA
- a CDS encoding metallophosphoesterase family protein, with the protein MRFAAIADIHGNHLALEAVLSDIRAQGISDIVDLGDMLSGPLDARPTIDMLMELDAVHLLGNHDRYLIDRPHEKMGSWERLTYTQLEPGQLDWLRTLPATLVYRDQVFLCHATPQDDETYWLDTVLPGGEVLMPPLESIEAKAAGVTQSLILCAHTHIARAVRLRDNRLIVNPGSVGSPGYRAGKPHPHVVEAGSPDARYAILEQVDGDWDVTFRHIPYDHEAMAALARQHGQAELASALATGWIR; encoded by the coding sequence ATGCGTTTCGCGGCCATCGCCGATATCCACGGCAATCACCTCGCGCTTGAAGCCGTGCTGTCGGACATTCGCGCGCAGGGCATTTCCGACATCGTCGATCTCGGCGACATGCTGAGCGGCCCGCTCGACGCGCGGCCGACGATCGATATGCTGATGGAGCTCGATGCGGTTCATCTGCTCGGCAATCACGATCGTTACCTGATCGACCGGCCGCATGAGAAGATGGGCTCCTGGGAGCGGTTGACCTACACGCAACTCGAACCTGGGCAGCTCGACTGGCTGCGTACGCTGCCGGCAACCTTAGTGTATCGCGACCAGGTTTTCCTCTGCCACGCGACGCCGCAAGATGACGAGACCTACTGGCTCGACACGGTGCTGCCTGGTGGCGAGGTCTTGATGCCCCCGCTGGAATCGATCGAGGCGAAGGCGGCGGGCGTAACGCAATCGCTGATCCTCTGCGCTCACACCCACATCGCCCGCGCGGTGCGGCTCCGCGACAACAGGCTGATCGTCAATCCCGGCAGCGTCGGCTCGCCCGGCTATCGCGCCGGCAAACCGCATCCGCATGTCGTCGAGGCCGGCTCGCCCGACGCGCGCTATGCCATTCTCGAACAGGTCGATGGTGACTGGGACGTCACCTTCCGGCATATCCCCTACGACCATGAAGCGATGGCCGCACTGGCGCGGCAGCACGGCCAGGCCGAACTCGCATCGGCGCTGGCGACGGGATGGATCAGGTAG
- a CDS encoding LapA family protein, with product MRKFLTAVVVIPLALIFIIFAVANRHFVTVSFDPFNSTTPLIAATLPLFVVIITSAILGVIAGGMATWLRQGRWRRAARQHEADARHVRAELADLRAASSRDDAQRRPAPAQLGFYGPNGRDKQGATL from the coding sequence ATGCGAAAGTTTCTCACGGCAGTGGTCGTCATCCCGCTCGCGCTGATCTTCATCATCTTCGCGGTTGCCAACCGTCACTTCGTGACGGTCTCGTTCGATCCCTTCAATTCGACGACACCGCTGATTGCCGCGACGCTGCCCCTGTTCGTCGTCATCATCACCTCCGCGATCCTGGGCGTCATCGCGGGCGGCATGGCGACCTGGCTCCGGCAAGGGCGCTGGCGCCGCGCCGCCCGGCAGCACGAGGCTGACGCCCGCCACGTCCGCGCCGAGCTCGCCGACCTCCGGGCTGCGAGCTCCCGGGACGACGCACAGCGCCGGCCGGCGCCGGCCCAGCTCGGCTTTTACGGGCCCAACGGGCGAGACAAGCAGGGCGCGACGTTGTAG